In Primulina eburnea isolate SZY01 chromosome 3, ASM2296580v1, whole genome shotgun sequence, one DNA window encodes the following:
- the LOC140828033 gene encoding uncharacterized protein: MVRKRFRDPITGMLLAKSFDADHYLRKIGLGKEDHHFWKQVGKALLCTYTLFGVAWLLNETSPFGWWSLKPRPKEEKELAHLYERRKFPYPGDEEAMNDFIARGGMIGTTIGPKGLIDNDRDSYNFQKELQDKKLEQEALKLWLRMKNEIIAELQEKGFDVE; the protein is encoded by the exons ATGGTTCGGAAGCGCTTTCGAGATCCTATAACAG GGATGTTACTGGCGAAGTCATTCGACGCAGATCATTACTTGAGGAAAATCGGGTTGGGAAAAGAAGACCATCATTTCTGGAAACAAGTGGGCAAAGCTCTGCTCTGCACCTACACACTTTTCGGCGTGGCATGGTTATTGAACGAGACCTCACCTTTCGGATGGTGGTCCCTGAAGCCGAGGCCAAAAGAAGAGAAAGAGCTCGCGCATCTCTACGAGCGCCGCAAGTTTCCTTACCCTGGCGACGAAGAAGCCATGAATGATTTCATTGCTAGAGGCGGGATGATTGGCACCACCATTGGTCCGAAAGGGTTAATCGATAACGATCGAGATTCATACAATTTCCAGAAAGAGTTGCAGGACAAGAAGTTGGAGCAGGAGGCTTTGAAACTGTGGTTGAGAATGAAGAATGAGATTATCGCCGAGCTTCAGGAGAAAGGATTCGACGTCGAATAG
- the LOC140828034 gene encoding putative transcription factor bHLH041, protein MDSIFLFDKGDRSSFLLRMIQSVGSCYICLWSFPPQSYNLLSFLDGIYQEISSQQQSSSSRSLARRLFDAYSQSMNYMDTGRIPGFAFMNHVPYVELKEHDFQRMASSKAQLDFYQEAGIKTVVFMSCAQGEIELGMRNEPRLGLEIMNNIFQIMDFSQQAASALGPQPAVDQNRPSSSSSSLRSLSFDSPERYSPLMFNIPTSSVVQELQREAIIQESHMETALNSVPFLAPSLPFSSSHQQVIQDASQIQNFPITTSADAAMTKAILAVLSSSSTSPPTQNIAPNFKVSPVSQNATPFQRYRMALAPVAARNRKSSMFRRAVVFYRSLHSKRSRELAIQENRPTPAQLHHMINERKRREKLNESFQLLRSLIPVGSKKDKASVLTSTTEYLSSLKSKVEELSERNQILEGRLLNRKEPIIQESLEGPSFSSSVQERVNVEMNRVPESTSEARILDLSVTVRGESRMLDLVSAILEFLKQQMNLTLMSIESNARMAESDSVHALVLRLRIEGDEFDESNFQEAVRRVVDDSTY, encoded by the exons ATGgactccatttttctcttcgaTAAAGGAGACAGGTCCTCTTTCCTTCTACGTATGATTCAATCTGTGGGCAGTTGTTACATCTGCTTATGGTCATTTCCACCCCAATCATACAA TTTGTTGTCGTTCCTGGATGGAATCTATCAAGAAATAAGCAGCCAACAGCAGAGCTCGTCGTCTAGAAGCCTAGCCCGGAGGCTTTTCGATGCATATTCTCAGTCGATGAACTATATGGATACCGG GCGAATTCCAGGGTTTGCTTTTATGAACCATGTTCCTTACGTGGAGCTAAAGGAGCATGATTTTCAAAGAATGGCATCAAGTAAAGCGCAGCTGGATTTCTATCAAGAAGCTGGAATTAAG ACTGTTGTATTCATGAGTTGTGCCCAGGGAGAGATTGAACTAGGAATGCGCAACGAACCTCGG CTAGGACTAGAAATTATGAATAATATATTCCAGATCATGGATTTCTCGCAACAAGCAGCATCAGCACTAGGCCCTCAACCAGCTGTGGATCAAAACCGACCCTCATCGTCGTCGTCATCGTTAAGGTCATTATCGTTTGATAGCCCGGAACGATATTCACCTCTCATGTTCAATATTCCCACCTCTTCTGTGGTTCAAGAACTACAAAGAGAAGCAATTATTCAAGAATCCCACATGGAAACTGCTCTAAATTCGGTTCCATTTTTGGCACCAAGCTTGCCATTTTCATCGTCTCACCAGCAAGTCATCCAAGATGCAAgccaaattcaaaattttccaaTTACGACTAGTGCAGATGCTGCCATGACAAAAGCCATTCTTGCTGTTTTATCTTCTTCTTCAACTTCTCCGCCCACTCAGAATATTGCACCAAATTTCAAAGTCAGTCCTGTAAGCCAAAATGCTACTCCATTTCAAAGGTATCGAATGGCTTTAGCCCCCGTTGCAGCTCGTAATCGTAAGAGTAGCATGTTTAGAAGAGCTGTTGTTTTCTACAGAAGCTTGCATTCAAAAAGAAGTCGAGAGTTGGCGATTCAAGAAAATCGGCCTACCCCTGCTCAGTTGCACCACATGATTAACGAAAGGAAACGCCGCGAAAAGTTAAATGAAAGCTTTCAACTTCTAAGATCATTAATCCCCGTAGGATCAAAG AAGGATAAAGCTTCTGTTCTTACCAGCACTACGGAGTATCTAAGTTCATTGAAATCTAAAGTGGAAGAACTCAGCGAAAGAAACCAGATATTGGAGGGGCGGCTTTTGAATCGAAAAGAACCTATAATACAAGAATCTTTGGAGgggccttcattttcttcttcagttcaaGAAAGGGTAAATGTTGAAATGAATCGTGTTCCAGAATCGACATCAGAAGCAAGAATCTTGGATTTGAGTGTTACAGTACGAGGAGAAAGCAGAATGTTGGATTTGGTTAGTGCGATTCTGGAGTTCCTGAAACAGCAAATGAATCTTACCTTGATGTCTATTGAATCTAACGCAAGAATGGCGGAATCAGATTCGGTGCATGCCTTGGTTTTGAGACTGAGAATTGAG GGAGATGAATTTGACGAGTCTAATTTCCAAGAAGCCGTGAGAAGGGTTGTTGATGACTCAACATATTGA
- the LOC140825457 gene encoding DNA repair protein recA homolog 3, mitochondrial-like, which yields MARFLQNVSCIRRCLFPQLQEYRKGILKTSTHICNISTKGKRKSKSDNGDSGEENMSKKDLALKLALDQIIASFGKGSIMWLGRSVSPKHTPVVSTGSFALDIALGIGGLPKGRVVEIYGPEASGKTTLALHVIAEAQKHGGYCVFVDAEHALDPALAEAIGVNTKNLLLSQPDCGEQALSLVDTLIRSGSVDVVVVDSVAALVPKGELDGEMGDAHMAMQARLMSQALRKLSHSLSLSQTILIFTNQVRSKLSTFGFGGPTEVTCGGNALKFYASVRLNIKRTGLVKKGEEAIGSQVHVKIVKNKHAPPFRTAEFELEFGKGISRESELIDLGCKYKFVVKSGSFFNMNGQNFHGKEALKSYLSANESGREELMKLLREKLIDVEPDATNDSVIGAIGGEITEDAAASDSTDEEIVTAVQA from the exons ATGGCGAGGTTTCTTCAAAACGTTTCTTGTATTAGGCGATGCCTGTTTCCGCAATTACAG GAATATAGAAAGGGAATATTGAAAACATCCACTCATATATGCAACATTTCTACAAAAG GTAAAAGAAAATCAAAGTCAGACAATGGTGATTCTGGTGAAGAAAATATGTCCAAGAAAGATTTAGCTCTGAAGCTTGCTTTGGATCAGATCATTGCATCATTTGGAAAAGGATCCATTATGTGGCTCGGGCGGTCTGTCTCTCCTAAGCATACTCCAGTGGTGTCCACCGGATCCTTTGCCTTGGATATTGCACTCGGAATAGGTGGACTTCCAAAG GGGCGCGTTGTGGAGATATATGGTCCAGAGGCTTCTGGGAAAACAACTCTTGCTCTCCATGTGATTGCCGAGGCACAAAAACATGGAG GTTATTGTGTCTTTGTGGATGCTGAGCATGCACTTGATCCAGCATTAGCGGAGGCAATTGGAGTAAACACTAAAAACTTACTTCTGTCACAACCGGATTGTGGTGAGCAAGCTCTCAGTCTTGTGGATACCCTGATCCGAAGTGGTTCAGTCGATgtagttgttgtggatagt GTAGCTGCCCTGGTCCCTAAAGGTGAACTTGATGGTGAAATGGGGGACGCACACATGGCAATGCAAGCTAGACTTATGAGCCAGGCACTTCGGAAATTGAGCCATTCTCTGTCACTCTCACAGAcaatattaatttttacaaaTCAG GTAAGATCCAAGTTGTCTACCTTTGGATTTGGCGGCCCCACTGAAGTTACTTGTGGTGGAAATGCTTTGAAGTTTTATGCTTCAGTACGTCTAAATATTAAGAGAACAGGCCTTGTCAAGAAGGGAGAAGAG GCTATAGGAAGCCAAGTTCATGTGAAGATTGTAAAGAACAAACATGCACCTCCATTCAGAACTGCCGAGTTTGAGCTCGAATTTGGCAAAGGAATTAGTCGTGAATCGGAGTTGATAGACTTAGGATGCAAATACAAGTTCGTTGTAAAATCTGGTTCATTCTTTAACATGAATGGTCAAAATTTTCATGGCAAGGAAGCTTTGAAGAGTTATCTGTCTGCAAATGAAAGTGGGCGGGAAGAACTTATGAAGTTGCTTAGGGAAAAACTCATTGACGTTGAACCAGATGCCACAAATGATTCTGTAATTGGAGCTATAGGTGGAGAGATCACTGAAGATGCTGCTGCATCTGACTCGACTGATGAAGAAATTGTTACTGCTGTTCAGGCATGA